One part of the Haloprofundus halobius genome encodes these proteins:
- a CDS encoding archaea-specific SMC-related protein — translation MSSTLATGEAARFTVRNIGGIDETTVEIPPGITVLAGRNATNRTSFLQAVMAAMGSERSSLKGDADEGHVELELGDELYTRTLKRTGSGVTATGDPYLDDADVADLFAFLLGDNEARRAVTRDADLREIIMRPVDTDAIRREISNLEDEKSRLDDRLDELQDLKRDLPELENERARLRDELEAKREELAEKEAEIDEHGTDVDESREEKRELETKLDELRNRRADLETVRSDIDLEQESIDSLTREQRELEAELDDLSDVSEDPDADVDQQIGQLRERKQRLSSEVSELQNVLKFNEEMLEDGPITGTLMAEDDESKAVTDRLVDDDSVVCWTCGSTVDRDNIEGTLDQLRELRKEKLATVRDIEDDLKELRSQKKARENRRQQVETVRRKLGRVEDELDRREETLADKRNERERLGEEVAALEETVDDLESEDFSEVLGLHKEANELEFELGRLESSLEETESDIADVEEELASESDLNDERERVADELTDLRTRIEQIETQAISQFNEHMDAVLGILEYANIERIWIERVERRVREGRRKVDKVVFELHIVRSTDSGTTYEDTVDHLSESEQEVTGLVFALAGYLVHDLYESVPFMLLDSLEAIDSDRIAGLVDYLSEYAEFLVVALLPEDAQAIDHEDARISEI, via the coding sequence ATGTCATCGACACTTGCTACGGGGGAAGCCGCACGATTCACGGTGCGAAACATCGGCGGTATCGACGAAACCACAGTCGAAATCCCGCCGGGCATCACGGTGCTCGCGGGACGAAACGCGACGAACAGGACGTCATTTCTGCAGGCGGTTATGGCGGCGATGGGTAGCGAGCGAAGCTCGTTGAAGGGCGACGCCGACGAGGGACACGTCGAACTCGAACTCGGCGACGAACTGTACACTCGGACGCTGAAGCGAACCGGCAGCGGCGTGACCGCGACCGGTGACCCGTATCTCGACGACGCCGATGTCGCCGACCTCTTCGCGTTTCTCCTCGGGGACAACGAGGCGCGCCGGGCGGTCACGCGCGACGCCGACCTCCGCGAGATAATCATGCGACCGGTCGACACCGACGCGATTCGTCGCGAGATATCGAACCTCGAAGACGAGAAATCGCGGCTCGACGACCGCCTCGACGAACTTCAGGACCTCAAGCGCGACCTCCCCGAACTCGAGAACGAGCGGGCGCGCCTGCGCGACGAACTCGAAGCCAAGCGCGAAGAGCTGGCCGAGAAAGAGGCCGAGATAGACGAACACGGCACGGACGTCGACGAGTCGCGCGAGGAGAAGCGCGAACTGGAGACGAAACTCGACGAACTCCGCAACCGCCGCGCCGACCTCGAGACGGTTCGTTCCGACATCGACCTCGAACAGGAGAGCATCGACTCGCTGACGCGCGAACAGCGCGAACTCGAAGCCGAACTCGACGACCTCTCCGACGTCTCCGAGGACCCTGACGCCGACGTCGACCAGCAGATCGGGCAGCTCCGCGAGCGGAAACAGCGTCTCAGTTCGGAGGTGAGCGAACTCCAAAACGTGCTGAAGTTCAACGAGGAGATGCTGGAGGACGGCCCCATCACCGGAACGCTGATGGCCGAAGACGACGAGTCGAAGGCCGTCACCGACCGCCTCGTCGACGACGACTCGGTCGTCTGTTGGACGTGCGGGTCGACCGTCGACCGCGACAACATCGAGGGGACGCTCGACCAGCTCAGAGAGCTCCGCAAGGAGAAACTCGCGACGGTGCGCGACATCGAGGATGACCTCAAAGAGCTCCGGAGTCAGAAGAAAGCACGCGAGAACCGCCGACAGCAGGTCGAGACGGTCCGCCGAAAGCTCGGACGCGTCGAAGACGAACTCGACCGCCGCGAGGAGACGCTCGCCGACAAGCGAAACGAACGAGAACGACTCGGCGAGGAGGTGGCGGCGCTCGAAGAGACGGTCGACGACCTCGAATCGGAGGACTTCAGCGAAGTGCTCGGTCTCCACAAGGAGGCCAACGAACTCGAATTCGAACTCGGACGGCTCGAATCGTCGCTCGAAGAGACCGAATCCGACATCGCCGACGTCGAGGAGGAACTCGCCAGCGAGAGCGACCTGAACGACGAGCGCGAACGCGTCGCTGACGAACTCACCGACCTGCGGACGCGCATCGAGCAGATAGAGACACAGGCTATCTCCCAGTTCAACGAGCACATGGACGCCGTCCTCGGTATCCTGGAGTACGCTAACATCGAGCGCATCTGGATCGAGCGGGTCGAGCGCCGCGTGCGTGAAGGACGGCGGAAAGTCGACAAGGTGGTGTTCGAACTCCACATCGTCCGCAGCACCGACTCGGGGACCACGTACGAGGACACCGTCGACCACCTCAGCGAGTCCGAACAGGAGGTCACCGGCCTCGTCTTCGCGCTCGCGGGGTATCTCGTCCACGATCTCTACGAGTCGGTCCCGTTCATGCTGCTCGACTCGCTGGAGGCGATCGACTCCGACCGAATCGCCGGACTCGTCGACTATCTCTCGGAGTACGCGGAGTTCCTCGTCGTCGCGCTCCTGCCCGAGGACGCGCAGGCCATCGACCACGAGGACGCCCGTATCTCCGAAATCTGA
- a CDS encoding C-terminal binding protein, producing the protein MSKTIVVTDWDFPDLSVEQSVVADTDVTLVSAQAETPSEVIDAAEGADGLLVQYAPVTEEVLEALGVDAVGRYGIGVDNVDVDAATARGVYVLNVPDYCLDEVPTHALSLLLACARRVAQYDHEVKSGTWDWTSGRPIDRVAGSTLGLVGFGKLPRRLVDLVSGFEFEVLVYDPYVDAEEIEAAGAEKVSFGALLERSRFVSVHAPLTDETRGLFDADAFERMRDDAVLVNTARGGLVDVDALVTAVDEGHIAGAGIDVLPEEPPEPTPPLDHPNIVYTPHVAWYSEQSSTEMRRRVTEDVLGVVTGDAPTNPVNDPSGD; encoded by the coding sequence ATGTCGAAGACAATCGTCGTCACCGACTGGGACTTTCCGGACCTCTCCGTCGAACAGTCGGTCGTCGCCGACACCGACGTGACGCTCGTCTCGGCGCAGGCGGAGACGCCGAGCGAGGTGATAGACGCCGCCGAGGGGGCCGACGGACTACTCGTCCAGTACGCGCCGGTGACCGAAGAAGTGCTAGAGGCGCTGGGGGTCGACGCCGTCGGTCGCTACGGTATCGGCGTGGACAACGTGGACGTCGACGCGGCGACCGCCCGCGGCGTGTACGTTCTCAACGTCCCCGATTACTGTCTCGACGAGGTACCGACGCACGCGCTGAGTCTCCTTCTGGCCTGCGCCCGACGCGTCGCGCAGTACGACCACGAGGTGAAATCCGGCACCTGGGACTGGACGAGCGGGAGACCCATCGACCGGGTCGCCGGTTCGACGCTCGGGCTCGTCGGGTTCGGCAAACTGCCGCGCCGCCTCGTCGACCTCGTTTCGGGGTTCGAGTTCGAGGTTCTGGTGTACGACCCGTACGTCGACGCCGAGGAGATCGAAGCCGCCGGGGCGGAGAAGGTGTCGTTCGGCGCGCTGCTGGAGCGGTCGCGCTTCGTCTCCGTTCACGCGCCGCTGACCGACGAGACGCGGGGACTGTTCGACGCCGACGCCTTCGAGCGGATGCGCGACGACGCCGTCCTCGTGAACACGGCCCGCGGCGGACTCGTCGACGTCGACGCGCTGGTGACGGCCGTCGACGAAGGGCATATCGCCGGGGCGGGCATCGACGTGCTGCCGGAGGAACCGCCGGAGCCGACGCCGCCGCTCGACCACCCGAACATCGTCTACACGCCACACGTGGCCTGGTACTCCGAGCAGTCCAGTACCGAGATGCGCCGTCGGGTCACCGAGGACGTTCTCGGTGTCGTCACCGGCGACGCACCGACGAACCCGGTGAACGACCCCAGCGGAGACTGA
- a CDS encoding sugar phosphate isomerase/epimerase family protein — MTSQGFQLYSVHAVDDPLPTVIERVGETAFDGVEFAGLGDQSVEAVASALENAGLDVAGAHVGLDELEDGPGEAVEPYVELGCDDVAVPWLDADHFESVDAVEAAAERLSAVADDLDDHGVSLQYHNHNQEFVDLDGEPALTHLIEATENVGFELDLGWVGAAGYDPLSYLDEHADRVRLVHLKDYDAETGEPVEVGDGDLDLSVTVELVEDHGFDWLIYEAEERPDSYGTLDHADEIVSGFA, encoded by the coding sequence ATGACCTCACAAGGGTTCCAGCTGTACAGCGTTCACGCGGTGGATGACCCGTTGCCGACCGTCATCGAGCGCGTCGGCGAGACGGCGTTCGACGGTGTCGAGTTCGCCGGACTCGGCGATCAGAGCGTCGAGGCGGTGGCGTCCGCGCTGGAGAACGCCGGACTCGACGTCGCTGGCGCACACGTCGGTCTGGACGAACTCGAGGACGGACCGGGCGAGGCGGTCGAGCCGTACGTCGAACTCGGATGCGACGATGTCGCGGTCCCGTGGCTCGACGCTGACCACTTCGAATCCGTCGACGCGGTCGAGGCGGCCGCAGAGCGGCTGTCGGCCGTCGCCGACGACCTCGACGACCACGGCGTCTCGCTGCAGTACCACAACCACAATCAGGAGTTCGTCGACCTCGACGGGGAACCGGCGTTGACGCATCTGATCGAGGCGACCGAGAACGTCGGCTTCGAGCTGGATCTCGGGTGGGTCGGCGCCGCTGGCTACGACCCGCTCTCGTACCTCGACGAGCATGCCGACCGCGTCCGACTGGTTCACTTGAAGGATTACGACGCCGAGACGGGCGAACCTGTCGAAGTCGGCGACGGCGACCTCGACCTGTCGGTGACCGTCGAACTGGTCGAAGATCACGGCTTCGACTGGCTCATCTACGAGGCCGAGGAGCGCCCCGACTCGTACGGGACGCTCGATCACGCCGACGAAATCGTCAGCGGGTTCGCCTGA
- a CDS encoding ThuA domain-containing protein — MTAPTVTVWNEFVHERESDVVAEIYPEGIHAVIADALDAHGFETRTATLDEPEHGLTEEVLDDTDVLTWWGHAAHDEVDDEIVERVKEHVLDGMGLLVLHSAHYSKIFKSLMGTTCSLKWREAAERERLWVVEPSHPIVSGLDDDYIELEEAEMYGERFDIPTPETLVFNSWFEGGEVFRSGCCYRRGAGKVFYFRPGHETYPVYHDETIQQVLANACEWAASGEDQPSPTYGNADPIEDIDTSDDRTVH; from the coding sequence ATGACAGCCCCAACGGTCACGGTCTGGAACGAGTTCGTCCACGAGCGAGAGAGCGACGTCGTCGCGGAGATTTACCCCGAGGGCATCCACGCGGTGATCGCCGACGCGCTCGACGCGCACGGCTTCGAGACCCGAACGGCCACACTCGACGAACCCGAGCACGGGCTCACCGAAGAAGTGCTTGACGACACCGACGTACTGACGTGGTGGGGCCACGCCGCCCACGACGAGGTCGACGACGAGATCGTCGAGCGCGTCAAAGAGCACGTCCTCGACGGTATGGGACTACTCGTCCTCCACTCGGCGCACTACTCGAAGATCTTCAAATCGCTGATGGGGACGACCTGTTCGCTGAAGTGGCGCGAGGCCGCCGAGCGCGAGCGTCTCTGGGTCGTCGAGCCGAGTCACCCCATCGTTTCCGGTCTCGACGACGACTACATCGAACTGGAGGAGGCGGAGATGTACGGCGAGCGCTTCGACATCCCCACCCCCGAGACGCTCGTCTTCAACAGCTGGTTCGAGGGCGGCGAGGTGTTCCGCTCGGGGTGCTGTTACCGCCGCGGCGCGGGGAAGGTGTTTTACTTCCGCCCCGGCCACGAGACGTACCCCGTCTACCACGACGAGACCATCCAGCAGGTTCTCGCGAACGCCTGTGAGTGGGCTGCATCGGGCGAGGACCAGCCGTCGCCCACCTATGGCAACGCCGACCCGATAGAAGATATCGACACGAGCGACGACCGTACGGTTCACTGA